One part of the Phoenix dactylifera cultivar Barhee BC4 chromosome 4, palm_55x_up_171113_PBpolish2nd_filt_p, whole genome shotgun sequence genome encodes these proteins:
- the LOC103714434 gene encoding uncharacterized protein LOC103714434 isoform X2 — translation MGTDKQSSSPLLDTLKMERVTTILTHTYPYPHEHSRHIMMAVVAGCLFFISSDNIHTLIQKLDNNIKWWSMYICLIGFFYFFSSPFIGKTFKPSYSNFNRWYVAWIFVAALYHLPSFQSMGVDMRMNLSLFLTIYVSSVLFLIVFHIIFLGLWYVGLVARAAGKRPEILTIIQNCAVTSIACCVFYSHCGNRAFQRGKSFERRNSSSDSFPFWDNEDGNTWISKFLRMYELKDQICSSWFAPVGSASDYPLLSKWVIYGELVCSGSCAGPSDEISPIYSLWATFIGLYIANYVVERSSGWALTHPSSVPEYERLKKQMKPDFLDMVPWYSGTSADLFKTVFDLLVSVTLFVGRFDMRMMQAAMNKAPDEAKSGDLLYDQFSERDNLWFDFIADTGDGGNPSYAVARLLAQPSIQLQVSDSMRTLPRGDLLLIGGDLAYPNPSAFTYERRLFCPFEYALQPPPWYSAEQITIDKPDVPCGVPELKQYDGPQCFIIPGNHDWFDGLHTFMRCICHKSWLGGWFLPQKKSYFALQLPKGWWIFGLDLALHGDIDVYQFKFFAELCQYKIGSNDNVIVMTHEPNWLLDWYWNEITGKNVSHLICDYLKGRCRLRMAGDLHHYMHHSAVPSEKPVYVQHLLVNGCGGAFVHPTHVFRNFSKFYGKIYESKATYPSYDDSSRCNLVHILHKDSWSGRLKSFFSTMWSAFIYMLEHSYVSSAGSLVLMMASYSFVPSKLSKKKRAIIGVLHVIAHTTAALILMLLLELGIEICIRNHLLATSGYHTLYEWYRSMESEHFPDPTGLRVRMERWTFGLYPACIKYLMSAFDVPEVMAVARSNICKKGMESLSRGGAIIYYASVFLYFWVFSTPVVSLIFGSYLYISINWFHIHFDEAFSSLRIANYKAFTRFHITVNGDLEVFTLAIDKVPKKWKLDPEWDAEPKQPQQLSHRRRFPSKWKAASGPDPVNSVRIVDHFVIQRSHTDLTLEVSG, via the exons ATGGGCACAGACAAGCAGTCTAGTAGTCCATTGTTGGATACCCTCAAAATGGAGAGGGTTACGACGATCTTGACCCATACATACCCTTATCCACATGAGCATTCAAGACATATTATGATGGCTGTAGTAGCGGGATGCCTGTTTTTTATCTCATCTGATAACATACATACCCTCATACAGAAACTGGACAATAATATTAAATGGTGGTCCATGTATATATGCTTGATTggatttttctatttcttttcatCCCCATTTATTGGGAAGACTTTCAAGCCAAGTTATTCAAACTTCAACCGCTG GTATGTTGCTTGGATCTTTGTAGCAGCTCTGTATCATCTTCCCAGTTTTCAATCTATGGGGGTCGATATGAGGAtgaatctttctttatttcttacAATATATGTTTCATCTGTCCTTTTTCTCATAGTGTTCCATATTATATTTCTTGGCCTCTGGTATGTTGGTCTTGTTGCTCGTGCAGCAGGAAAGAGACCAGAAATTTTGACCATTATCCAAAATTGTGCA GTCACAAGTATTGCATGCTGTGTATTTTATAGTCACTGTGGCAATCGTGCTTTTCAAAGAGGCAAATCTTTTGAGCGTCGAAATTCTAGTTCAGATTCCTTTCCATTTTGGGATAACGAAGATGGAAACACTTGGATATCAAAGTTTCTCCGCATGTATGAATTGAAAGATCAAATCTGCTCATCTTGGTTTGCTCCAGTTGGTTCTGCCAGTGATTACCCTCTTTTGTCTAAGTGGGTCATTTATGGAGAG TTAGTTTGCAGTGGATCATGTGCTGGGCCTTCAGATGAGATATCCCCCATATATTCATTATGGGCAACATTTATCGGTCTTTATATCGCTAATTATGTTGTTGAGCGATCATCTGG ATGGGCTCTAACTCACCCATCATCGGTACCAGAATATGAAAGGTTGAAGAAACAGATGAAACCTGATTTCTTGGATATGGTTCCTTGGTACTCAGG GACATCAGCTGATTTATTCAAGACAGTATTTGATCTGTTGGTATCTGTGACCCTTTTTGTTGGTCGATTTGATATGCGCATGATGCAG GCTGCAATGAACAAGGCTCCAGATGAAGCTAAAAGTGGTGATCTATTGTACGATCAGTTTAGTGAAAGAGACAATCTCTGGTTTGATTTCATTGCAGACACTGGTGATGGTGGAAACCCATCCTATGCAGTGGCTCGTTTACTGGCCCAGCCTTCAATTCAACTTCAAGTTAGTGATTCCATGCGTACACTTCCACGTGGAGATTTGCTTCTTATTGGAGGGGATCTTGC GTACCCTAACCCTTCTGCATTTACATATGAGAGGCGTCTTTTCTGTCCGTTTGAGTATGCGCTGCAGCCTCCACCTTGGTATAGTGCTGAACAGATAACAATAGACAAGCCAGATGTTCCTTGTGGAGTGCCAGAACTGAAACAATATGATGGACCTCAGTGTTTCATAATTCCTGGAAACCATG ACTGGTTTGATGGTCTGCATACTTTTATGAGGTGCATATGTCATAAGAGCTGGTTGGGTGGGTGGTTTCTGCCTCAGAAGAAGAGTTACTTTGCCTTGCAACTTCCCAAGGGATGGTGGATATTTGGTCTTGATCTGGCTCTTCATGGTGATATAGATGTATACCAATTCAAGTTTTTTGCAGAGCTATGTCAATACAAG ATTGGTTCAAATGACAATGTCATTGTGATGACACATGAACCCAATTGGCTTCTGGATTGGTACTGGAATGAGATCACTGGGAAAAATGTCTCTCACCTGATATGCGATTACCTGAAGGGAAGATGTAGACTCCGAATGGCAGGAGACTTGCATCACTATATGCACCATTCTGCTGTTCCATCAGAAAAGCCTGTTTATGTACAACACCTTCTTGTCAATGGTTGTGGTGGGGCCTTTGTGCATCCTACTCATGTCTTTAGAAATTTCAGCAAATTTTATGGAAAAATTTATGAGAGCAAGGCTACTTACCCATCTTATGATGATTCTAGTAGG tgtaacctTGTCCACATATTGCACAAGGATTCTTGGTCTGGTCGCTTAAAATCCTTTTTCAGTACAATGTGGAGTGCTTTTATTTACATGTTGGAACACTCATACGTGTCTTCAGCAGGAAGTCTAGTATTGATGATGGCATCATATTCATTTGTTCCTTCAAAATTGTCCAAAAAGAAGCGTGCTATTATAGGGGTTCTTCATGTTATTGCACATACGACTGCAGCCCTTATCCTAATGTTGCTGTTAGAGTTGGGGATTGAGATATGTATTCGCAATCATCTTCTAGCAACTTCAG GTTACCATACACTCTATGAATGGTACCGATCTATGGAAAGTGAGCACTTCCCAGATCCAACTGGACTCCGTGTTCGCATGGAACGATGGACATTTGGACTCTATCCTGCATGCATAAAGTACCTCATGTCCGCCTTCGATGTTCCAGag GTCATGGCTGTTGCTAGAAGTAACATCTGCAAGAAAGGAATGGAGTCCCTTTCTCGTGGCGGTGCTATCATCTACTATGCTTCTGTCTTCCTTTATTTCTGGGTTTTCTCAACACCTGTCGTATCTTTGATTTTTGGGAGCTACCTATACATATCCATCAATTGGTTTCACATACACTTTGATGAAGCCTTCTCTTCACTCCGCATTGCAAATTACAAAGCATTTACCCGTTTCCATATCACTGTGAATGGTGATCTTGAAGTCTTCACCCTTGCAATTGACAAG GTTCCTAAGAAGTGGAAGCTGGATCCTGAATGGGATGCTGAACCAAAACAGCCTCAGCAGCTGAGCCATCGTAGGAGGTTCCCTAGCAAATGGAAGGCTGCTTCCGGTCCTGACCCTGTCAACTCGGTACGGATTGTTGATCATTTTGTGATTCAAAGATCTCATACAGACCTCACTCTGGAAGTCAGTGGTTGA
- the LOC103714434 gene encoding uncharacterized protein LOC103714434 isoform X3, with product MGVDMRMNLSLFLTIYVSSVLFLIVFHIIFLGLWYVGLVARAAGKRPEILTIIQNCAVTSIACCVFYSHCGNRAFQRGKSFERRNSSSDSFPFWDNEDGNTWISKFLRMYELKDQICSSWFAPVGSASDYPLLSKWVIYGELVCSGSCAGPSDEISPIYSLWATFIGLYIANYVVERSSGWALTHPSSVPEYERLKKQMKPDFLDMVPWYSGTSADLFKTVFDLLVSVTLFVGRFDMRMMQAAMNKAPDEAKSGDLLYDQFSERDNLWFDFIADTGDGGNPSYAVARLLAQPSIQLQVSDSMRTLPRGDLLLIGGDLAYPNPSAFTYERRLFCPFEYALQPPPWYSAEQITIDKPDVPCGVPELKQYDGPQCFIIPGNHDWFDGLHTFMRCICHKSWLGGWFLPQKKSYFALQLPKGWWIFGLDLALHGDIDVYQFKFFAELCQYKIGSNDNVIVMTHEPNWLLDWYWNEITGKNVSHLICDYLKGRCRLRMAGDLHHYMHHSAVPSEKPVYVQHLLVNGCGGAFVHPTHVFRNFSKFYGKIYESKATYPSYDDSSRIALGNILKFRKKNWQFDIIGGVIYFILVFSMFPQCNLVHILHKDSWSGRLKSFFSTMWSAFIYMLEHSYVSSAGSLVLMMASYSFVPSKLSKKKRAIIGVLHVIAHTTAALILMLLLELGIEICIRNHLLATSGYHTLYEWYRSMESEHFPDPTGLRVRMERWTFGLYPACIKYLMSAFDVPEVMAVARSNICKKGMESLSRGGAIIYYASVFLYFWVFSTPVVSLIFGSYLYISINWFHIHFDEAFSSLRIANYKAFTRFHITVNGDLEVFTLAIDKVPKKWKLDPEWDAEPKQPQQLSHRRRFPSKWKAASGPDPVNSVRIVDHFVIQRSHTDLTLEVSG from the exons ATGGGGGTCGATATGAGGAtgaatctttctttatttcttacAATATATGTTTCATCTGTCCTTTTTCTCATAGTGTTCCATATTATATTTCTTGGCCTCTGGTATGTTGGTCTTGTTGCTCGTGCAGCAGGAAAGAGACCAGAAATTTTGACCATTATCCAAAATTGTGCA GTCACAAGTATTGCATGCTGTGTATTTTATAGTCACTGTGGCAATCGTGCTTTTCAAAGAGGCAAATCTTTTGAGCGTCGAAATTCTAGTTCAGATTCCTTTCCATTTTGGGATAACGAAGATGGAAACACTTGGATATCAAAGTTTCTCCGCATGTATGAATTGAAAGATCAAATCTGCTCATCTTGGTTTGCTCCAGTTGGTTCTGCCAGTGATTACCCTCTTTTGTCTAAGTGGGTCATTTATGGAGAG TTAGTTTGCAGTGGATCATGTGCTGGGCCTTCAGATGAGATATCCCCCATATATTCATTATGGGCAACATTTATCGGTCTTTATATCGCTAATTATGTTGTTGAGCGATCATCTGG ATGGGCTCTAACTCACCCATCATCGGTACCAGAATATGAAAGGTTGAAGAAACAGATGAAACCTGATTTCTTGGATATGGTTCCTTGGTACTCAGG GACATCAGCTGATTTATTCAAGACAGTATTTGATCTGTTGGTATCTGTGACCCTTTTTGTTGGTCGATTTGATATGCGCATGATGCAG GCTGCAATGAACAAGGCTCCAGATGAAGCTAAAAGTGGTGATCTATTGTACGATCAGTTTAGTGAAAGAGACAATCTCTGGTTTGATTTCATTGCAGACACTGGTGATGGTGGAAACCCATCCTATGCAGTGGCTCGTTTACTGGCCCAGCCTTCAATTCAACTTCAAGTTAGTGATTCCATGCGTACACTTCCACGTGGAGATTTGCTTCTTATTGGAGGGGATCTTGC GTACCCTAACCCTTCTGCATTTACATATGAGAGGCGTCTTTTCTGTCCGTTTGAGTATGCGCTGCAGCCTCCACCTTGGTATAGTGCTGAACAGATAACAATAGACAAGCCAGATGTTCCTTGTGGAGTGCCAGAACTGAAACAATATGATGGACCTCAGTGTTTCATAATTCCTGGAAACCATG ACTGGTTTGATGGTCTGCATACTTTTATGAGGTGCATATGTCATAAGAGCTGGTTGGGTGGGTGGTTTCTGCCTCAGAAGAAGAGTTACTTTGCCTTGCAACTTCCCAAGGGATGGTGGATATTTGGTCTTGATCTGGCTCTTCATGGTGATATAGATGTATACCAATTCAAGTTTTTTGCAGAGCTATGTCAATACAAG ATTGGTTCAAATGACAATGTCATTGTGATGACACATGAACCCAATTGGCTTCTGGATTGGTACTGGAATGAGATCACTGGGAAAAATGTCTCTCACCTGATATGCGATTACCTGAAGGGAAGATGTAGACTCCGAATGGCAGGAGACTTGCATCACTATATGCACCATTCTGCTGTTCCATCAGAAAAGCCTGTTTATGTACAACACCTTCTTGTCAATGGTTGTGGTGGGGCCTTTGTGCATCCTACTCATGTCTTTAGAAATTTCAGCAAATTTTATGGAAAAATTTATGAGAGCAAGGCTACTTACCCATCTTATGATGATTCTAGTAGG ATTGCATTGGGCAACATTTTAAAATTCCGCAAGAAGAACTGGCAGTTTGATATTATTGGTGGTGTCATCTACTTTATATTGGTCTTTTCTATGTTCCCGCAG tgtaacctTGTCCACATATTGCACAAGGATTCTTGGTCTGGTCGCTTAAAATCCTTTTTCAGTACAATGTGGAGTGCTTTTATTTACATGTTGGAACACTCATACGTGTCTTCAGCAGGAAGTCTAGTATTGATGATGGCATCATATTCATTTGTTCCTTCAAAATTGTCCAAAAAGAAGCGTGCTATTATAGGGGTTCTTCATGTTATTGCACATACGACTGCAGCCCTTATCCTAATGTTGCTGTTAGAGTTGGGGATTGAGATATGTATTCGCAATCATCTTCTAGCAACTTCAG GTTACCATACACTCTATGAATGGTACCGATCTATGGAAAGTGAGCACTTCCCAGATCCAACTGGACTCCGTGTTCGCATGGAACGATGGACATTTGGACTCTATCCTGCATGCATAAAGTACCTCATGTCCGCCTTCGATGTTCCAGag GTCATGGCTGTTGCTAGAAGTAACATCTGCAAGAAAGGAATGGAGTCCCTTTCTCGTGGCGGTGCTATCATCTACTATGCTTCTGTCTTCCTTTATTTCTGGGTTTTCTCAACACCTGTCGTATCTTTGATTTTTGGGAGCTACCTATACATATCCATCAATTGGTTTCACATACACTTTGATGAAGCCTTCTCTTCACTCCGCATTGCAAATTACAAAGCATTTACCCGTTTCCATATCACTGTGAATGGTGATCTTGAAGTCTTCACCCTTGCAATTGACAAG GTTCCTAAGAAGTGGAAGCTGGATCCTGAATGGGATGCTGAACCAAAACAGCCTCAGCAGCTGAGCCATCGTAGGAGGTTCCCTAGCAAATGGAAGGCTGCTTCCGGTCCTGACCCTGTCAACTCGGTACGGATTGTTGATCATTTTGTGATTCAAAGATCTCATACAGACCTCACTCTGGAAGTCAGTGGTTGA
- the LOC103714434 gene encoding uncharacterized protein LOC103714434 isoform X1 has protein sequence MGTDKQSSSPLLDTLKMERVTTILTHTYPYPHEHSRHIMMAVVAGCLFFISSDNIHTLIQKLDNNIKWWSMYICLIGFFYFFSSPFIGKTFKPSYSNFNRWYVAWIFVAALYHLPSFQSMGVDMRMNLSLFLTIYVSSVLFLIVFHIIFLGLWYVGLVARAAGKRPEILTIIQNCAVTSIACCVFYSHCGNRAFQRGKSFERRNSSSDSFPFWDNEDGNTWISKFLRMYELKDQICSSWFAPVGSASDYPLLSKWVIYGELVCSGSCAGPSDEISPIYSLWATFIGLYIANYVVERSSGWALTHPSSVPEYERLKKQMKPDFLDMVPWYSGTSADLFKTVFDLLVSVTLFVGRFDMRMMQAAMNKAPDEAKSGDLLYDQFSERDNLWFDFIADTGDGGNPSYAVARLLAQPSIQLQVSDSMRTLPRGDLLLIGGDLAYPNPSAFTYERRLFCPFEYALQPPPWYSAEQITIDKPDVPCGVPELKQYDGPQCFIIPGNHDWFDGLHTFMRCICHKSWLGGWFLPQKKSYFALQLPKGWWIFGLDLALHGDIDVYQFKFFAELCQYKIGSNDNVIVMTHEPNWLLDWYWNEITGKNVSHLICDYLKGRCRLRMAGDLHHYMHHSAVPSEKPVYVQHLLVNGCGGAFVHPTHVFRNFSKFYGKIYESKATYPSYDDSSRIALGNILKFRKKNWQFDIIGGVIYFILVFSMFPQCNLVHILHKDSWSGRLKSFFSTMWSAFIYMLEHSYVSSAGSLVLMMASYSFVPSKLSKKKRAIIGVLHVIAHTTAALILMLLLELGIEICIRNHLLATSGYHTLYEWYRSMESEHFPDPTGLRVRMERWTFGLYPACIKYLMSAFDVPEVMAVARSNICKKGMESLSRGGAIIYYASVFLYFWVFSTPVVSLIFGSYLYISINWFHIHFDEAFSSLRIANYKAFTRFHITVNGDLEVFTLAIDKVPKKWKLDPEWDAEPKQPQQLSHRRRFPSKWKAASGPDPVNSVRIVDHFVIQRSHTDLTLEVSG, from the exons ATGGGCACAGACAAGCAGTCTAGTAGTCCATTGTTGGATACCCTCAAAATGGAGAGGGTTACGACGATCTTGACCCATACATACCCTTATCCACATGAGCATTCAAGACATATTATGATGGCTGTAGTAGCGGGATGCCTGTTTTTTATCTCATCTGATAACATACATACCCTCATACAGAAACTGGACAATAATATTAAATGGTGGTCCATGTATATATGCTTGATTggatttttctatttcttttcatCCCCATTTATTGGGAAGACTTTCAAGCCAAGTTATTCAAACTTCAACCGCTG GTATGTTGCTTGGATCTTTGTAGCAGCTCTGTATCATCTTCCCAGTTTTCAATCTATGGGGGTCGATATGAGGAtgaatctttctttatttcttacAATATATGTTTCATCTGTCCTTTTTCTCATAGTGTTCCATATTATATTTCTTGGCCTCTGGTATGTTGGTCTTGTTGCTCGTGCAGCAGGAAAGAGACCAGAAATTTTGACCATTATCCAAAATTGTGCA GTCACAAGTATTGCATGCTGTGTATTTTATAGTCACTGTGGCAATCGTGCTTTTCAAAGAGGCAAATCTTTTGAGCGTCGAAATTCTAGTTCAGATTCCTTTCCATTTTGGGATAACGAAGATGGAAACACTTGGATATCAAAGTTTCTCCGCATGTATGAATTGAAAGATCAAATCTGCTCATCTTGGTTTGCTCCAGTTGGTTCTGCCAGTGATTACCCTCTTTTGTCTAAGTGGGTCATTTATGGAGAG TTAGTTTGCAGTGGATCATGTGCTGGGCCTTCAGATGAGATATCCCCCATATATTCATTATGGGCAACATTTATCGGTCTTTATATCGCTAATTATGTTGTTGAGCGATCATCTGG ATGGGCTCTAACTCACCCATCATCGGTACCAGAATATGAAAGGTTGAAGAAACAGATGAAACCTGATTTCTTGGATATGGTTCCTTGGTACTCAGG GACATCAGCTGATTTATTCAAGACAGTATTTGATCTGTTGGTATCTGTGACCCTTTTTGTTGGTCGATTTGATATGCGCATGATGCAG GCTGCAATGAACAAGGCTCCAGATGAAGCTAAAAGTGGTGATCTATTGTACGATCAGTTTAGTGAAAGAGACAATCTCTGGTTTGATTTCATTGCAGACACTGGTGATGGTGGAAACCCATCCTATGCAGTGGCTCGTTTACTGGCCCAGCCTTCAATTCAACTTCAAGTTAGTGATTCCATGCGTACACTTCCACGTGGAGATTTGCTTCTTATTGGAGGGGATCTTGC GTACCCTAACCCTTCTGCATTTACATATGAGAGGCGTCTTTTCTGTCCGTTTGAGTATGCGCTGCAGCCTCCACCTTGGTATAGTGCTGAACAGATAACAATAGACAAGCCAGATGTTCCTTGTGGAGTGCCAGAACTGAAACAATATGATGGACCTCAGTGTTTCATAATTCCTGGAAACCATG ACTGGTTTGATGGTCTGCATACTTTTATGAGGTGCATATGTCATAAGAGCTGGTTGGGTGGGTGGTTTCTGCCTCAGAAGAAGAGTTACTTTGCCTTGCAACTTCCCAAGGGATGGTGGATATTTGGTCTTGATCTGGCTCTTCATGGTGATATAGATGTATACCAATTCAAGTTTTTTGCAGAGCTATGTCAATACAAG ATTGGTTCAAATGACAATGTCATTGTGATGACACATGAACCCAATTGGCTTCTGGATTGGTACTGGAATGAGATCACTGGGAAAAATGTCTCTCACCTGATATGCGATTACCTGAAGGGAAGATGTAGACTCCGAATGGCAGGAGACTTGCATCACTATATGCACCATTCTGCTGTTCCATCAGAAAAGCCTGTTTATGTACAACACCTTCTTGTCAATGGTTGTGGTGGGGCCTTTGTGCATCCTACTCATGTCTTTAGAAATTTCAGCAAATTTTATGGAAAAATTTATGAGAGCAAGGCTACTTACCCATCTTATGATGATTCTAGTAGG ATTGCATTGGGCAACATTTTAAAATTCCGCAAGAAGAACTGGCAGTTTGATATTATTGGTGGTGTCATCTACTTTATATTGGTCTTTTCTATGTTCCCGCAG tgtaacctTGTCCACATATTGCACAAGGATTCTTGGTCTGGTCGCTTAAAATCCTTTTTCAGTACAATGTGGAGTGCTTTTATTTACATGTTGGAACACTCATACGTGTCTTCAGCAGGAAGTCTAGTATTGATGATGGCATCATATTCATTTGTTCCTTCAAAATTGTCCAAAAAGAAGCGTGCTATTATAGGGGTTCTTCATGTTATTGCACATACGACTGCAGCCCTTATCCTAATGTTGCTGTTAGAGTTGGGGATTGAGATATGTATTCGCAATCATCTTCTAGCAACTTCAG GTTACCATACACTCTATGAATGGTACCGATCTATGGAAAGTGAGCACTTCCCAGATCCAACTGGACTCCGTGTTCGCATGGAACGATGGACATTTGGACTCTATCCTGCATGCATAAAGTACCTCATGTCCGCCTTCGATGTTCCAGag GTCATGGCTGTTGCTAGAAGTAACATCTGCAAGAAAGGAATGGAGTCCCTTTCTCGTGGCGGTGCTATCATCTACTATGCTTCTGTCTTCCTTTATTTCTGGGTTTTCTCAACACCTGTCGTATCTTTGATTTTTGGGAGCTACCTATACATATCCATCAATTGGTTTCACATACACTTTGATGAAGCCTTCTCTTCACTCCGCATTGCAAATTACAAAGCATTTACCCGTTTCCATATCACTGTGAATGGTGATCTTGAAGTCTTCACCCTTGCAATTGACAAG GTTCCTAAGAAGTGGAAGCTGGATCCTGAATGGGATGCTGAACCAAAACAGCCTCAGCAGCTGAGCCATCGTAGGAGGTTCCCTAGCAAATGGAAGGCTGCTTCCGGTCCTGACCCTGTCAACTCGGTACGGATTGTTGATCATTTTGTGATTCAAAGATCTCATACAGACCTCACTCTGGAAGTCAGTGGTTGA